The following nucleotide sequence is from Staphylococcus chromogenes.
AAGCCATTTTTCCTGATAGTAAGGTTAATTATCAAGGTTATACTTGTTTTCGTGGTGTCGTTGAAGATATGACGCATCTCGGACAAGTTGCGACGGAATACTGGGGACGCAAAGGACGCTTCGGTATCGTCCCTTTATTAAATGGTCAAGCGTATTGGTTTGCAACTATGAATGCCAAAGAGAAAGATGCGAAGTATTTACATTATAATAAACCGTATTTACAAGCATATTTTAACCATTTTCCGGAAGATGTTCGATCAGTTTTGGATAAACAACCTGAGACAGAAGTCTTGCATCATGATATTTATGATTTAAAGCCATTGAAAACTTTCACTTATAAAAATCGTGTCCTCTTGTTAGGTGATGCAGCGCATGCCACTACGCCTAATATGGGACAAGGGGCAGGTCAAGCTATGGAAGATGCCATCCTATTAAGTGGCTTGTTTGAAAAGTACGACATGGTAGAAGCCTTAAAAAAATATAATCAATTAAGAGTTAAACATACTGCAAAAGTTATTAAGCGCTCAAGAAAAATCGGTAAAATAGCACAAAAAGAGGGGAAAATAAGCACAGCTTTAAGAAATCGTTTCATGTCTGTGCTGCCAAATCAACTCATCGCAAATCAAACAAAATTTTTGAATAAATCAAAGCGCTTATAATCGCATGATTCATCATCATGAATAAAGGCCAGAACTTCCTTATACGGGGGGTTCTGGCCTTTTGGTTCATGGCTTTAAGCGTTCACAATGTAGTCCGGTGTTTCGCCTTGCGCTTTTTTAATTAAATTATTTGCAACGATTTCAGCCATCATATCACGCGCCTCAAAAGTAGCATTACCAATATGTGGTGTAATAACTACATTATCAAGAGATTTTAAGCCTTCAGTAATTTCAGGCTCAAATTCATAGACGTCTAGGGCAGCACCTTCAATGGTTTTATTTTGAAGTGCTTCGAGCAATGCTTTTTCATGTACAATAGGTCCACGAGAAGCATTGATTAAATAAGCTGTTGATTTCATAAGTTTAAGTTGTTCGGCATCAATCATATGTTCCATTGAAGTATTGTAAGCCGCATTAATCGTAATGAAATCTGATTCTTTAAGTAACGTTTCTAAATCAACATAAGAAGCATCAAGCGCTTGTTCTTTGTCTTCTTTACGAT
It contains:
- a CDS encoding FAD-dependent monooxygenase; translation: MKIGIVGAGIGGLTVAALLQEQGHEIQVFEKKARIEDIGAGIGIGDNVIKKLGEHDLAKGLKNAGHILESMQISDDQGRLLTEVPFAKETTNLTMLRQSLTELIATYVKTENIRFNEEVIGIHVAETGVTLDFVSGATSHFDLVIGADGLHSNIRQAIFPDSKVNYQGYTCFRGVVEDMTHLGQVATEYWGRKGRFGIVPLLNGQAYWFATMNAKEKDAKYLHYNKPYLQAYFNHFPEDVRSVLDKQPETEVLHHDIYDLKPLKTFTYKNRVLLLGDAAHATTPNMGQGAGQAMEDAILLSGLFEKYDMVEALKKYNQLRVKHTAKVIKRSRKIGKIAQKEGKISTALRNRFMSVLPNQLIANQTKFLNKSKRL